The bacterium genome has a segment encoding these proteins:
- a CDS encoding MFS transporter — MTAISNEPGTGIPSRRLLLFNNVLSAITNGAWYVVGPFIPLYLGTLGASAAVVGLVIGAGGIVPLLIAVPSGAIVDAYGPAVVAAGSVTAYVIAGAALAVFHSIWAVTLAYTLLGAANIGFAVSAQGVVASVSPPRDRLANFGYYSVWSSGGAVVGPIVGGVVTGQFGYVAAFALAGALMAPCFALAKALRAVAPAPRPVVSLAKAYHLVGPILRCPGVPAVLLISFIVVAGQTLQQSFYPIYLSRAGLSRSLIGVVFAAISLSSMLVRSLLAPGAERLGTAGLVLAAAGLMALSLAVTPLLREFWLLAGAGALMGAGTGLAFPLTMNLMTAPVPPELQGVAFGVRQAVQRVATVISPMVFGAVIAAYGLGTGFVTGALLLTAALPIIARAARPLGRPAAPPG; from the coding sequence ATGACGGCGATATCCAACGAGCCCGGGACCGGCATCCCGTCGCGCCGCCTCCTCCTGTTCAACAACGTGCTGTCGGCGATCACCAACGGCGCGTGGTACGTCGTCGGTCCGTTCATTCCGCTCTACCTCGGGACCCTCGGCGCGTCCGCCGCGGTCGTCGGGCTGGTCATCGGCGCGGGCGGCATCGTGCCCCTGCTGATCGCGGTGCCGTCGGGCGCCATCGTCGACGCGTACGGCCCGGCGGTGGTGGCCGCGGGGTCGGTGACAGCCTACGTGATCGCCGGCGCAGCGCTCGCCGTCTTCCACAGCATCTGGGCCGTTACGCTCGCCTACACGCTGCTCGGCGCCGCCAACATCGGCTTCGCCGTCTCGGCGCAGGGCGTGGTCGCGTCGGTCAGCCCGCCCCGGGACCGGCTCGCCAACTTCGGCTACTACTCGGTGTGGAGCTCCGGCGGCGCCGTCGTCGGCCCGATCGTCGGGGGCGTCGTGACGGGCCAGTTCGGCTACGTCGCGGCATTTGCGCTCGCGGGCGCGCTCATGGCGCCGTGCTTCGCGCTGGCGAAAGCGCTGCGCGCCGTCGCCCCGGCGCCGCGGCCGGTGGTGTCGCTGGCGAAAGCCTACCATCTGGTGGGACCCATTCTGCGCTGCCCGGGCGTTCCGGCGGTGCTGCTCATCTCGTTCATCGTTGTGGCCGGCCAGACGCTGCAGCAGTCGTTCTATCCCATCTACCTGAGCCGCGCCGGGCTGTCGCGGAGCCTGATCGGGGTCGTGTTCGCGGCGATCAGCTTGAGCTCGATGCTGGTCCGGTCGCTCCTCGCGCCCGGCGCCGAGCGGCTCGGCACGGCGGGGCTCGTGCTGGCGGCGGCAGGGCTTATGGCGCTCTCGCTGGCGGTCACGCCGCTGCTGCGGGAATTCTGGCTCCTGGCCGGTGCCGGCGCCCTCATGGGCGCCGGCACCGGCCTCGCCTTCCCCCTGACGATGAACCTCATGACCGCGCCCGTGCCCCCCGAGCTCCAGGGGGTGGCGTTCGGCGTCCGCCAAGCCGTCCAGCGCGTGGCAACGGTCATCAGCCCGATGGTCTTCGGCGCCGTCATCGCGGCATACGGCTTGGGAACCGGCTTCGTGACCGGCGCGCTACTGCTTACGGCGGCGCTCCCGATCATCGCCCGGGCGGCAAGACCTCTCGGGCGGCCGGCAGCGCCGCCCGGGTGA
- a CDS encoding class I SAM-dependent methyltransferase, whose amino-acid sequence MIGGEGPYDAGRWAEATGDLRRASMPLSDSPHVKLLQQHRRLGERLFERATFEHTPYFTNAAHAVRICGSYFGHRTREGIAEQARSFIRLYDRTARGDATEVEFTYRRRHSAPASLPVVRETLTPNTFQVSDGHHRLAVAWLLGRREVAATAVPPRAPTALQSLVLACAQTRGRRELYQPIEGLEFDGAWNVVRRCDDRLGMMLNFLAAAGLPVAALSVLDTACSYGWFVNEFSKRGGAAIGVDADLAALKVGRIAYGLRAEQTVHSDLHAFLSTCDRTWDVVLLLSVLHHFVLHPKRGRPDELLRRIDRVTGTCLFIDTGQAHERWWRGALADWDNDFVIEYIRRHTSFTRIIPLGTDADYAGPYRQNYGRTLFACLRNS is encoded by the coding sequence GTGATCGGCGGCGAGGGGCCCTACGACGCGGGCCGTTGGGCCGAAGCCACCGGCGACCTGCGCAGAGCCTCGATGCCGCTGAGCGATTCCCCGCACGTGAAACTACTCCAGCAGCACCGCCGGCTCGGCGAGCGGCTGTTCGAACGGGCGACGTTTGAGCACACGCCTTACTTCACGAACGCGGCACACGCCGTGCGGATCTGCGGCAGTTACTTCGGCCACCGAACGCGCGAGGGGATCGCCGAACAGGCCCGCTCGTTCATTCGCCTCTACGACCGGACCGCGCGCGGAGACGCGACCGAGGTGGAGTTCACGTACCGGCGCCGGCATTCGGCGCCCGCCTCGCTGCCGGTCGTCCGCGAAACGCTGACGCCCAATACCTTTCAGGTCAGCGACGGGCACCACCGCCTTGCGGTCGCGTGGCTCCTGGGCCGCCGCGAGGTGGCGGCGACGGCGGTCCCGCCGCGGGCCCCCACGGCGCTGCAGTCCCTCGTGCTGGCCTGCGCCCAAACGCGGGGCCGCCGGGAACTGTACCAGCCGATCGAGGGGCTCGAATTTGACGGCGCCTGGAACGTCGTGCGCCGGTGCGACGACCGCCTCGGGATGATGCTCAACTTCCTGGCGGCGGCGGGCCTTCCGGTCGCGGCGCTCTCGGTGCTCGACACCGCATGCTCCTACGGTTGGTTTGTCAACGAGTTCTCAAAGCGAGGCGGGGCCGCGATCGGCGTCGACGCGGATCTGGCCGCGTTGAAGGTCGGGCGGATCGCGTACGGGCTGCGCGCCGAGCAGACGGTGCACAGCGATCTGCATGCCTTTCTCTCCACCTGCGATCGGACGTGGGACGTCGTGCTGCTGCTCAGCGTGCTGCATCACTTCGTCTTGCACCCCAAGCGGGGAAGGCCGGACGAACTGCTGCGCAGGATCGATCGGGTGACCGGGACGTGCCTGTTCATCGACACGGGCCAGGCACACGAACGGTGGTGGCGCGGCGCGCTCGCGGACTGGGACAACGACTTTGTCATCGAGTACATCCGCCGGCACACTTCGTTTACACGGATCATCCCCCTCGGCACCGACGCCGACTACGCCGGACCTTACCGCCAGAACTACGGACGGACCCTCTTCGCCTGCCTGCGGAACTCGTAG
- a CDS encoding Hsp20/alpha crystallin family protein yields the protein MSMMRWDPFFRWEFEDLGGLRRSMDRVFDELLMRTPRRATPKEWEPSIEMFETNTEVIVRAELPNIDPKKVDITVTEDTVTLRGETKHEEEQKERNYYYRELLYGAFTRTLKLPAEVKGTEAKAVYKDGVLEVKIPKAEHVKPIPVKVQAAA from the coding sequence ATGAGCATGATGCGGTGGGATCCGTTCTTCAGGTGGGAGTTCGAGGATCTGGGCGGTCTTCGCCGGTCGATGGACCGGGTCTTTGACGAGCTGCTGATGCGCACGCCGAGGCGGGCGACCCCAAAGGAGTGGGAGCCGTCGATCGAGATGTTCGAGACGAACACCGAGGTGATTGTCCGGGCTGAACTGCCCAACATCGACCCGAAGAAGGTCGATATCACCGTGACCGAAGACACGGTGACGCTGCGGGGCGAGACGAAGCACGAGGAAGAGCAGAAGGAACGCAACTACTACTACCGTGAGCTGCTGTACGGGGCGTTCACCCGCACCCTGAAGCTGCCTGCGGAGGTGAAAGGCACGGAAGCCAAGGCCGTCTACAAGGACGGTGTGCTGGAGGTGAAGATCCCCAAGGCCGAGCACGTGAAGCCGATCCCGGTGAAGGTGCAGGCGGCGGCCTGA
- a CDS encoding ribulokinase, translating into MGRCAIGLDFGTESARAVLVDTGTGRVIAASTAPYPHGVLDRALPDGGTRLPPDWALQHPADWLAAAETLLRAMAGAAGAPADVAAIGIDFTSCTVLPSTADGTPLCLLPDFAREPHAWPKLWKHHAAQPYADRINAHAAEPGGEFLALYGGKTSSEWMWAKGWQLLAEAPGALSRAAARWIEGGDWLVWQLTGAEVRSAGQAGYKAHWQKDSGYPPREFWRRLDPALPELLDRLAEAPRPVGTQAGGLVPAWASRTGLRAGTPVAVAVIDAHAAVPALGVHDAGQLVMIMGTSTCHMLMDPRRLPLRGISGVVADGILPGSFGYEAGQASVGDIFLWFVRTAVPARYVEGVAFERLGEEAARIAPGASGLLALDWWNGCRTPLVDGQLSGAVLGLTLTTEPSEIYRALLEATAYGTRRVIDTFEAGGVPVTGIHACGGLAERNALLLQITADVTGRPIAAARVPDASAVGAAIYAVAAADAAPDMTDIIRRMGSAERVVYRPDGAARRVYNGLYADYLELARHFGEGGSGVMRRLHAMHRGGPA; encoded by the coding sequence ATGGGACGCTGCGCGATCGGGCTCGACTTCGGCACCGAATCGGCGCGCGCGGTGCTGGTAGATACGGGCACCGGACGCGTCATCGCCGCTTCCACCGCTCCGTACCCGCACGGTGTGCTCGACCGCGCGCTTCCCGACGGCGGTACGCGCCTCCCGCCGGACTGGGCGCTGCAGCATCCCGCGGACTGGCTCGCCGCCGCCGAGACGCTGCTGCGGGCGATGGCCGGCGCCGCGGGCGCCCCCGCGGACGTCGCCGCGATCGGGATCGACTTCACGTCCTGCACGGTGCTGCCGTCGACGGCCGACGGCACCCCGTTGTGCCTGCTCCCGGACTTCGCCCGCGAGCCGCACGCGTGGCCGAAGCTCTGGAAGCACCACGCCGCGCAGCCCTACGCCGATCGCATCAATGCGCACGCCGCGGAGCCGGGCGGCGAGTTCCTGGCGCTCTACGGCGGCAAGACGTCGTCGGAGTGGATGTGGGCGAAAGGGTGGCAGCTGCTGGCGGAGGCGCCGGGGGCGCTCTCCCGTGCCGCGGCCCGCTGGATCGAGGGCGGCGATTGGCTGGTGTGGCAGTTGACCGGCGCGGAAGTGCGCAGCGCCGGTCAAGCCGGGTACAAGGCGCACTGGCAGAAGGACAGCGGCTATCCTCCTCGTGAGTTCTGGCGCCGGCTCGATCCGGCGCTGCCGGAACTACTGGACCGTCTGGCGGAGGCCCCGCGTCCGGTGGGCACACAGGCGGGCGGGCTCGTTCCGGCCTGGGCGTCGCGCACCGGGTTGCGGGCCGGCACCCCGGTCGCCGTCGCAGTGATCGACGCACACGCGGCCGTGCCGGCGCTGGGCGTGCACGACGCCGGCCAGCTTGTCATGATTATGGGGACCTCGACCTGCCATATGCTCATGGATCCCCGCCGCCTGCCGCTGCGGGGGATCTCGGGCGTGGTGGCGGACGGCATTCTTCCGGGGTCGTTCGGGTACGAGGCCGGCCAGGCGTCGGTCGGCGACATCTTCCTGTGGTTCGTGCGCACCGCGGTTCCCGCGCGATACGTGGAGGGCGTCGCGTTCGAGCGGTTGGGGGAGGAGGCCGCCCGGATCGCCCCAGGCGCGTCGGGCCTGCTCGCCCTCGATTGGTGGAACGGATGCCGGACGCCGCTGGTTGACGGCCAGCTGTCGGGAGCCGTGCTGGGCCTCACGCTGACCACGGAGCCGTCCGAGATCTACCGGGCGCTGCTCGAGGCCACGGCCTACGGCACCCGCCGGGTCATCGACACGTTCGAGGCCGGGGGCGTCCCGGTGACGGGTATCCACGCCTGCGGCGGTCTGGCCGAACGCAATGCACTGCTGCTGCAGATCACCGCGGACGTGACCGGGCGGCCGATCGCGGCGGCGCGTGTGCCGGACGCATCGGCCGTCGGCGCGGCGATCTACGCCGTCGCCGCGGCGGATGCGGCGCCCGATATGACGGACATCATCCGCCGGATGGGCAGCGCCGAGCGCGTCGTCTACCGGCCGGACGGCGCGGCACGCCGCGTTTATAACGGCCTGTACGCGGACTACCTCGAGTTGGCGCGGCATTTCGGCGAGGGCGGCAGCGGCGTCATGCGCCGCCTGCACGCGATGCACCGGGGCGGTCCCGCCTGA
- a CDS encoding L-fucose/L-arabinose isomerase family protein — MKRPKVGILTFSDGRPHMHQSLLPLTRQFQQRLVGRLEEAGWDVVAGREIVWTTDLAQQEGRYLAAQGVEAVIFNYGIWAFPHFSAIASEFVPQPILLLSNVNPQYPGLVAMLAAAGSLDQVGVFCGRISGDIAEDAVFARVLRFLRPAMAKNRLRGEVYGLIGGRSMGMYTAVPALDQWRRQFGIDIEHIDQYEIVRRSEAMPDARVADGVAWLERHGATIHYDGKLLTPALLRRQLKSYLAVRELLDEWRCAFCGIKGQPEMTNHFATMDVAEALLNDPYDWEGPHDPIVCATEADSDGALTMEIFKHIAETPVLFADVRHYDSADDVWDLCNSGEHATYFAGRSFDPAVNLRRVHLYPADVYFPAGGASVMHIAAPGPVTLARLARRQGKYWLAIVPGEFVEFPAEVAQAKAAATTPVWPHAFARFRVAPDVFLSEYDSNHIHGVYGDYVEELVWAAKMFGIDYRVFA; from the coding sequence ATGAAACGCCCGAAAGTGGGGATCCTGACCTTCTCCGACGGCCGGCCGCACATGCACCAAAGCCTGCTGCCCCTGACCCGGCAGTTTCAGCAGCGGCTCGTCGGACGGCTGGAGGAGGCCGGCTGGGACGTCGTGGCCGGCCGCGAGATCGTGTGGACGACCGACCTCGCGCAACAGGAGGGCCGCTACCTCGCCGCGCAGGGCGTCGAGGCGGTGATCTTCAATTACGGCATCTGGGCGTTCCCGCATTTTTCCGCGATCGCGTCGGAATTTGTGCCGCAGCCGATCCTTCTGCTCAGCAACGTAAACCCGCAGTACCCGGGTCTCGTCGCCATGTTGGCCGCGGCCGGCAGCCTCGATCAGGTCGGCGTGTTCTGCGGCCGCATCTCCGGCGATATCGCCGAGGACGCCGTCTTCGCGCGGGTGCTGCGGTTCCTGCGCCCGGCGATGGCGAAGAACCGCCTGCGCGGCGAGGTCTACGGGCTGATCGGGGGACGCTCGATGGGCATGTACACGGCCGTCCCCGCGCTCGACCAGTGGCGGCGGCAGTTCGGCATCGACATCGAGCACATCGACCAGTACGAGATCGTCCGGCGCAGCGAGGCGATGCCGGACGCCCGGGTGGCCGACGGCGTGGCCTGGCTTGAGCGGCACGGCGCGACCATCCACTACGACGGCAAACTGCTGACGCCGGCGCTGCTCCGCCGGCAGCTGAAGTCCTATCTCGCCGTGCGCGAGCTGCTCGACGAGTGGCGGTGCGCCTTCTGCGGCATCAAGGGACAGCCCGAGATGACGAACCACTTCGCGACGATGGACGTGGCGGAGGCGCTGCTCAACGATCCCTACGACTGGGAAGGGCCGCACGATCCGATCGTCTGCGCGACGGAGGCGGACAGCGACGGGGCCTTGACGATGGAGATCTTCAAGCACATCGCGGAGACGCCGGTGCTGTTCGCCGACGTACGCCACTACGACTCCGCCGACGACGTCTGGGACCTCTGCAATTCCGGCGAGCACGCGACGTATTTCGCCGGCCGGTCGTTCGACCCGGCCGTGAATCTGCGCCGCGTGCACCTGTACCCCGCGGACGTGTACTTCCCCGCCGGCGGCGCCTCGGTGATGCACATTGCCGCCCCGGGGCCGGTGACCTTGGCGCGGCTCGCGCGGCGCCAGGGCAAGTACTGGCTCGCGATCGTGCCGGGCGAGTTCGTCGAATTTCCCGCCGAGGTCGCCCAGGCCAAGGCTGCGGCGACGACGCCGGTGTGGCCGCACGCGTTCGCGCGGTTCCGGGTGGCGCCCGACGTGTTCCTGTCCGAGTACGACAGCAACCACATTCACGGCGTGTACGGCGATTACGTCGAGGAACTCGTCTGGGCGGCGAAGATGTTCGGGATCGACTATCGCGTGTTCGCCTGA
- a CDS encoding carbohydrate ABC transporter permease, which produces MSPSNGTVASATAPAVRPAGGAARLARRRAAAAVLYGAEIAAVLIALAPIVWMVSTSLKPEGQILSAVPHWIPETWTLENFRQVLAKYAFLRWTVNSVVVAVIATGIVVVLDAMAGYALARFAFPGSGVIYSTIISMLLVPIQVTVIPLFVVFAEWRMLDTFQALILPTTANVTGVFLMRQFFLNIPAELEEAARIDGASDLQVFSRVVLPLSRPSMAAVAALTFVSSWNNFLWPLIATSSDRARTLPVGIAQYMGAQAGTSGSAPAFGPPLASAVMATAPALIAFFLLQRYFTQGITMTGIKG; this is translated from the coding sequence GTGAGCCCGTCCAACGGCACGGTCGCCTCCGCCACCGCCCCGGCCGTGCGCCCCGCGGGCGGCGCGGCCCGCCTGGCGCGGCGGCGCGCCGCGGCGGCGGTCCTGTACGGGGCGGAGATCGCCGCGGTGCTGATCGCGCTGGCGCCGATCGTCTGGATGGTCTCGACCTCGCTCAAGCCCGAAGGCCAGATCCTCTCGGCAGTGCCGCACTGGATTCCGGAGACCTGGACGCTCGAGAACTTCCGGCAGGTACTGGCCAAGTACGCCTTCCTCCGCTGGACCGTCAACAGCGTGGTGGTCGCGGTGATCGCCACCGGCATCGTCGTCGTGCTGGACGCGATGGCCGGATACGCCCTCGCGCGGTTCGCCTTTCCCGGCAGCGGCGTGATCTACAGCACGATCATCTCGATGCTGCTCGTGCCGATCCAGGTGACCGTGATCCCGCTGTTCGTGGTGTTCGCGGAGTGGCGGATGCTCGACACGTTTCAGGCGCTGATCCTGCCCACCACGGCGAACGTGACCGGCGTGTTCCTGATGCGGCAGTTCTTTCTGAATATTCCGGCCGAGCTGGAGGAGGCCGCGCGCATCGACGGTGCGAGCGACCTGCAGGTCTTCTCCCGTGTCGTGCTCCCGCTGAGCCGGCCGTCGATGGCCGCCGTCGCGGCGCTCACGTTCGTCAGTTCCTGGAACAACTTTCTCTGGCCGCTGATCGCGACCAGCAGCGACCGCGCGCGCACGCTGCCGGTGGGGATCGCGCAGTACATGGGCGCCCAGGCCGGCACGAGCGGCTCGGCACCCGCGTTCGGGCCGCCGCTGGCCTCGGCGGTCATGGCGACGGCGCCGGCGCTGATTGCGTTCTTCCTGCTGCAGCGCTACTTCACGCAGGGCATCACGATGACCGGCATCAAGGGTTAG